AATGTATAAGAGACAAATACACgtactgtaagtcgctttggacaaaaccgTGTGTCAAATACCATTAACATAAACTTCAACAAATACTTGAACTGGAGTTGTGGAGCTGCATTCCCAAAGTGATCACTTAATCAGCGATATCTCTCGAAGGTCTCATTGAAGTCGAAACATGGGTTTTATGGCATGCTTATCGTCTGAGGTGTATGAACTTGAGACCCATTACAATACTGCACTTGGCTGGCAAGGAATAGACTGGCAATGCTGTGATAGCCCTACAGGGTAACATTCACACAGAAACCACATAATGTGTTCTAATATCTTCTTATCTGGAGGATCATGGCAAAGCAATTCATAATCAAATTGCGGAGGTACAGTACGATACTGTTGCAGTCGGTGAATACTCTACTTTGCAGTGTTGCTATTGCTTATATTAAACATATTGTGGTGTAATTGTAACTTGATAAATTAGGTTGTATTTTTGATTGAAAGGCCCAGACTTATGCAATGTTcttacaaataaaaaatgaattatGACTATAAAACATACATGATGTACACACAATTAAACCTTTACACACTGACTTTAGGCAACAATGATATGCTGATATTCATAATTTCATTAGTTATGCTTACAAAGCGTGCCTCTTTGAAAGTATTTTTAATGTCGTTATTTGACTACCTTATACCTTTATTGTAccttgtaagtcactttggagaaaagcatcagctaaatgtaaatgtctaGGATCTCAGTCTGAAGTATCTTATCATGAGGTCTCACCCTTGAAGCTTGCCAAGAGCCGTTGCCACGATTCCAGCCAGGCCGCCAAGGATGCCAGGCATGCCGTGCAGGTTGTGGACGCCGCAGGTGTCCTGGATGCCCAGGCTTGATGCCAGAATGGGCTGGAAGGGAAATTACATCATAAAAATGAGGATTCCACCAGACAGCACGCGTTCTGTTGCAAGGCATCTTGTTGCTACTATAATATAGCCTAGCAATGTCTAGCTCCCCTGAATGTGAATGAGCATACAGTATGATATTTGCCTATAGGTGTTTGTGATGTTTGTAAATTGAGGCAAATAGAGTGATGCACTGCACTGGTCAGCAGCAATCATCTACACAATGAAAGGGAGGTGTGTTTCATATAGTAACTggattacatgtgtgtgtacagtatatgtctgAAAAGTGGTCTCGGTTCTCAGTTATATTTTGAAGAGATGCACTGGGGTTTTGCCACACTAACAGCAATACTTCTTGGGGGTCTATTTGTGACTTACAGTGAGGAACTTGAAGCCAAGCGTGGAGATGATGCCAGCCAGAAGGCCGATCACCATGGCACCAAATGGGCCAATGGTCATATTGGCACAAGTTCCCACAGCAACACCTCCAGCAAGGGTGGCATTCTGAATGTGCACCtggacaaaagacaaaaaaaaaaaaaaggtcagtcAAACTACCGGTAATCAAAAGTGTAGAATGTCCTTAAACTTTTCTGtagagttttatttttaaaactaCATTGATAGTTTAAACATGATCAGAATGCCCCCCTTTTTTACTGTAAatgtgcattcacacacaaattagGACAGTTGAAGAAATTCCCTGTGGAAATGCAGAAATCAAGAAATCAAAGCCGTTATTTGCTGATGGTATTGAGATGGGAGGCTCACCATGTCGAGTTTTCCATTATGCTCCACCAGGCTGGAGGTGGCGTAGGCCGAGAGAGCACATGCAGCCAGGGAGAAGTAAGTGTTGGTGATGGCCACGAGTTGGGGGAAGCCAGGCTCAGCAATGGCAGAGTTGAAACTGGGCCAGAACATCCACAGGTAGACCGTACCTGAGAGGATCAAACAGTTCATCACCATGAATTAGCTGGCTGGATCATACATGCTGTCATACTCTTGGTTACCCACCTGACCAAAATAGAGCTCatggtgataataataataataataataatagataaagtatctatctatctatctatctatctatctatctatctatctatctatctatctatctatctatctatctatctattaataaCAAAAGGAGGAGTTGGTGGAGGGGGTTTAGAGGCCGGTGATCTCAACCTGAACTGGTCATGGTGCATACTTCACACATGAAATTCATGGGGTTCAGTTCACAAGTTTGGATTAAATGTTTTTCCCACATGTATGATGGGAACTGTTTCAATTGATGCAAGTGTGTTAAATTCAATGACCACTAGGGGGCATCATTGTCCATGTGTTGACTTGAGTACAGTTATTACTTTCAGTCAAAGGGCTCTCAAAGAATGCTGTCTCTTGTGGAATAGTAGAATACTGTGTAGTCCGGTTCATGTATAACTGCTAGATGTTGGATATGtagcaatattgcattgatAAACAAATTACAAGATTGTTGTTCATttggcacacatacagtactgtataagAGGATCATGAAGATGGAAATCTAGTGGTAAAAAATAGCTTAATATTAAGTTATGGTCCCCATGTCCTGTGACAGCTTGGGTTCGAACACTCCCCACACCTATGACTGACTATTTTAAGGGCATTACACACTGGAGAGGGCAGACATAAGGGTGAGCGAGCATCGGCCATACCGATCATGGCGAACATGTCAGAGTGGTACACAGAGCCGTCGTTCTCGTGGCCGTTCCTCAGAGCAGGGCGGTACAGCATGCGGGCCGCAGCCAGGCCAAAGTAGGCACCAAAGGCATGGATGGTCATAGATGCTCCAATATCAGAggcctgagagagaaagaaagaaagaaagaaagaaagaaagaaagaaagaaagaaagaaatgggtGGATGAGGATAAATTACATGCAAAAAGTAGAAAAATGGCACGTAAATAGAACATTAAAGTCTAATGACTGTTGGAAAAACATGGtaattaaacaaaacaacaccCAAAACAATGCACACAACATATAACACCACAGCATGTAAAACATAAACCACTGTACCAAACAACATACTAGACAAAGACAAAATGAAACCATTACTCACTTTCAAGATTTCCACAACGATGTGCTCATTGATGGCAAAGGTGGTAATCTCCAGCAGGGTCATGATGAGAAGCTGCACAGGGCTGGTTTTTCCCAAGACCGCTCCAAAGGAGATGAGCACCGTGGCCGTGCTGAAGTCAGCGTTGATCATGCTACATggtagaagaggaggaagacagagaCAATGTTAGACAGGGGAAGCAAACAGTCAAACAAACCACCAAGCGGTCTGTCAAAGTGGATGTTTGAGTCTAAGATCTCTTGGGTGTTTGTATTTCACTGTGaatccaaataaaacatcatTGAGCGTATACGTTCACAGCAAATTATTTCTGCACGAGGACATTTATAATCGTTGTTGAATTCATTTAATTTTTGTTAAGCAGTGATTTATGTTTCAACTCTTAAGTAGTGGATTTACTTGGACCCTCTTAAGAAATGACAGTAAGACCAGGGGCCCTCATTTAAATTGTGAGTAACAAGCAAAGTTCTTGTGCATGAACTACAGCGGTCATGTGGCACGTGGGAACATTGAACTGACTCATCAATATCTGCAGTTAAGCTGTTGCTCATGACATTAGATTTGCAGATTGATTTTGCCTAGTTATCAAATTGGCTTTAGTTGGACTTAAGATTTTGTGCTTTGACCattatttaaattagggccctgCATGTCAACTGTTTTGTTTAATGTTGGAGTCTCACTCACTTGACGATGCCCACTTTGATCTTGCCGTCCTCCATGTGCCAGAAGTTCTGCAGCAGCAGCCCCCACTGAAGGCCGAAGGCGGCCAGGAGCAGGTTGATGCCCACGCTGCTGAAGCCATAGCGCTTCAGGAAGGTCATCAGGAAGCCAAAACCGATGAAGATCATCACATGGACATCCTGGAACactatatgagagagagagagagagagagagagagagcatgagaatAGAGTTGAGAGAGTGATATCACTTGGGGAACTCTGGGAAGTCTTTCTTGTGTCATTCTTCTTGTTAAAGAATGATACAGTTGGGGATTACTTTCAGAGTGATTTTGAGAATAATAAAAAGCTAACAACCAATCAAAATCTATCAAATTTTAGCCATCACACCCATCAACACGAGGAAAGACTTTCCTTATCGTGTGTGGACGCTTTCTTTGTTAAAGTTATAGTTATCTTTCCTGGTGTGAATGACCCTTTCCTCTGTGCCCTTGATTTATACAATTAATTCATGCACAATTAATCCAAAACACGACACAGGATTTTACATTTCTAACAGTAATTCAGTTCTGCTGTTAGAAGTGATCTACACAATTACTGTACAGAACTGGAGAATCTAATAGTAGATACATATAGTAATGTAATCATATTTTCTTTACCTAATGTCATAATGTTTGGGGTGACAATCTAAGGAGGTCACATCGCCAAGTAATACCAATTACTGTTTCACTATTATTGGAAAATTACCATACTTGTGCACCCACATCCCTCAAACATGAAACCTATTTCCATGTAATTGAGGggtaaatacatttttaattgcATAGCACATACTGACTAGAAACATTTGCAATCAGTGTCttagacagattacatttcaagaGAAATCCAATGACATGACACGGAAAGAGGAAACGCACTACATCTTTAAACAGCTACAAACTGATCCAATCTCCTCACACTTATTTACACTTTACACAGGTTCTTATCAAGGTGACGTTGTGGAAACAGTCGGCCTTCTTCGATTGACAGCAATGACAAAGTCGGGCAGGAGAGGACGCAGACGGAGCCAGCCTGGGGCAGACGTGGCACTTAGGGCCTCATCAAAGGCCCAAGCCGCTGGCTCCACGGACAGCAGGATATGGATCTCAATCAGCGTTCCAGATTGGGATCAGGGGCCCACGGGATCCataatggtggtgtgtgtgtgtgtgtgcgcgcgcatgtttCTTTATGTATCTGTGGTGGCATGCGTGGtatagatctgtgtgtgtgtgtatatctgttgtggtgtgtgtggtatggatttgtgtgtgtgtgtgtgtgtgcgtgcgtgcatgcatgcgagagagagtgagtgtgtgtgtgtgtgtgtgtgtgtgtgtgcatgggtacttgaaatggggtggtgggggggatgGCTGCTTCTCCCAGAAGAGACTCCACCACCAATAACTGAGACAAGGTCTAGCATCTACGTCAGTCCATTTCAGAGCTGCAGAGAGGGTCTCATCTGTCATCCGCAGTTCTCTGGGATCAAACAAAAGGTGTGTCCAGGCCTTTACGGGAATATAGAGGAAACAGATGAAGCCGTAAACCCATTCATCTCTCTGCATGGCTACCTCACCGGGCATCTGGAAAGCCCATCAAGGTGTGACTGCCCGGGGAGAACAATCGTATCGCCCGGTGTCCTGGCTGACCCCCCCCATTGTTGGGATCAGAATTGTGGGGACAAGGTATGGAATTAGTCAGCGGGAGGCAGGACTAACGCCCTACAAATCTGATtttcttgttttatttttgatgcGTTTTTAAAATAGGAAGGAAAGAGCTAtatcagagagggttgaagcggagtagtaatcaaggatctttgtctATATCCATCAATCTAATCTCCTCTTGggagttgcgtgtgtgtgtgtgcgctcgtgtgcatgtctgtgtgtgcgtgtgtgtgtgtgcgtgtgtatttgcgtgtatccgtgtgcatgtgtttccaTGATGATCAGTTTGTGGACTTGTGGTCATGCTCCATGCAAcacccatatctctctctcaacactTGAGGCCATCTTCCTCCCCATAGGGATTGTCCATCTCTCCCTGTATGGATGATGTTGATAGAGACTCAGCCTAAACAGGAAGAAGGGCTCCTTTAAACAGATCCAACTTGTCCTGCTACTACAACTCACATTTACAAATTCCTGCCTTATCAGTAGCATCTCTTATGCAATAACTGTAGCAATGATGGCACGTTTTGATTCTTTGAAGCAAATGTGGGAAATTCACTTTAGTATCACATTTTGTTGAGATTCACTCTGACCAATTAAAATTTTGAAGCGTGCTgtacacacaaatagttttgcaactattttttctttattttattactGAAATGGCACTTTGTCTCATGCCAGACTCCCAGAAGAGGTATGGATTTTCTTTGCCAGATGGTTTCAAAGGAGCCGCCATGTCAACATTATCTCTTTCTAGGCCTTCACCTTTGACTTAACCTGATGCATGCTGCTGTATGATCCCCTCGTGACAGGACAGAgggggcagggtgtgtgtgtgtgtgtgtgtgtgggggggggggggggggggtggtgattTATCAAAGAGTGTGTAGGGGGGTAACTAACATTCTTTAGCTTGCAACAGAGAAGGAATTCCTAGTTGTCATTTTGGCAAAACTACCAGCTATGCCTATTTGGTTTCTTGGTGCAACTGCCACACAATTCCAACAGCTTAGACAATGTAGAAATAATGAGAAAATGCCAATCAATCAGCATGCaaggcatgcatgcacaaagaGAGGACATAGCCCATGAAATGGCCGGGACATACTCCCAGTGGTATGGGCTGTGTAGACCGCAGATTATGCACGGTTGATTTTGGACTCAGTTGTTTCCCATGCAACCAAGGCATGGAGTTATGGCTTCTGGTTGTTCCCACTGAACTTCTTTGGGTCCCTTCATGAAGCCCAGACGTAAATCCAGCGTTGAGCATTGTGAGCTTTAATTACTTCAATCCAGCATTGAGCATTGTGAGCTTTAATTAGCTGAGGTGTAACACCAGCAGATAACATCTGAATAATGTTCCAAGTCCTTTTTTTCTGGTTGTTGTTGAAGTTTATATGGAAGTGTTTGAATGTTTTTCTCATCTGTAGAACAACTCAATTATAATCTCAGCGTTAATTTCTCCCCTGACAATGATTGGACACTTTGTTCcccgttttcttttttttcccccccattcACTGCCCTTcatatattttcttttctttgaagTAGTAATTGCCGTGGTCTGGAAGGCTCTGCGTAGATTACCAATACTTTTGCATGGCATGGCATGCCACAAAAAATTCCCACACAATCTCTCAGTCGcgttgtgtttgttttccctGGTCTTTACCATGCTATAGAACACCCAAAGGGTCAAAGGCAAGCATGATCCCGAGACGAAAACATGAAGCGTAGTGAAGGAAAACCTCATCAGTGACAATCTAATATATGTTCCAccccaccacacagacacacacacccatgcatgcaCTCATATTTGCACTTAAcatgcaccaaacacacacacacacaaatacagacctcacacacacacatgcatggacgCTCCAAGCCATAATTATATACTCACACAATTAGCCCATGTATGCATGGAATTTTTTTAACTTGATTAACATATAGATCAATGAGCCTCTATGCAAAACAAACACTTTTTACCCTTGAGGAAAGCTCAAGAAAAACCTGTGCCTGTACTTAGCTTATTTGTTCTGCATCTTTATGAACCCTACTTGTTTGCAagtagaaccccccccccccccccccccccccccaaaggaaaaaaaatcattggTCAGCAATCTGTTTTATGCATGAGTTTTCACACTGCTAGATGACTGCAAGGTGAAATACTGGACCAAAGTTTAGCTTGTGTCCATTGATCCCACGCCCTAGCAACAGTTCCTAGTCCAACTGTACCCTACCATACATACACTGAGATGACGGTGAAGAATCTGTTTAATACCAAACTCATGAGGGTGAGCTTTAACAGCAAAAAAGGCCCCTTTTATAACTTCATGAAATGCAGTTATTTTCATGTGGGCTCTGTAGATATGAAAGGATTACGGTTGCAGCAGGGTGGGGACCCATGACGAGCTCTGCAAATTGCCATGCGAGATAACAGACTGACCAGAGTTTACATTCATTCAGAGTTAGGAAACTTTCCTCTTCATCAATCTATCTTGATTTTTCAACAGATTGCCGTCTTTggtcctctctttccctttctcactCTTACTTTTTCCCAGAATCCTTTGTGGAAGTGTTTTAAGACATTTGAATGACCTTGTGATACGGTAGATTTAAACAGCCCTTAGCAGCTCCAGATTAAAGTGCAATTTTTCTGTGAGACTCCTCACTTatctactctctctcacacacacacacacacacacacacacacacacatatatagccAGAGACTACccaaattattttgacataatATATGGACAGAAAGTATCCCAGCAACTCACATCCATGCATATCATTTAGCTTCCAGATACAACTGACCAGATAAACACACCATTCCATGTCTTGTGGtagaacatttaaaaaaaaaaaaaaaaagatgggagTTATTGGTCTCTGCACATCTGAACATCTCAAAACACCTCTCCCTGCTTGGACAACTGGGCTTACTGACAAAGAGTGGAGATGCTCCAAACTcacttttttttacactgttaGCAAAAATCTCAAGAAGAACAGGGCGCACGCTGGGATGACCCTTTGTGACCTGAGCAGtgtggagaggagtgtgtggttACTTACTGGGGTACAGGCTCAGGGGGTTACTGTCATGTTCCGTCTTGTTGCTGTGGTCATCATGATGCGAGGACTTGCCGTCATCGTAAACCACAAACACGGCATAGAGGATGATGGTGATAAACTCCAGGATCAGTGCAAGAATGGGGAACTTGAACCTCATGTTGGTGGCGTACGCTGGCATAGTCAgtcctctctctcaactctctgggctatatctctttctctccctctctctctctccgtttggCACTCCCTAGCTCCAGTGCTATCTCTCCTTGGTCAGGGGCCCTGCGTTGTGTGACAAGGGGGCCAAGCCACTAGGGCCTGGTTTTAAGAGGAGCACAGGTTCTGGCATGGGCCAATCGAAGCCAAGAGAGGCGCAGGCTAGACGGTCACGCCCCCCACTATGCACTCTGCTTGTGGGGATGGGTTTCCTTCCCCtctgcttgctctctctctctgtttacacTCTTAGCATGAGAGAATGAGATCTGTTTACAAGCTCAATTGGTCCTTCCAGCAGCAAGGCAataaggcataaaaaaaaaaaaaagttttggttCCTGTTGGTTGTCAGGTGAGGCCATGGGGCGGTagggatttat
The nucleotide sequence above comes from Alosa sapidissima isolate fAloSap1 chromosome 6, fAloSap1.pri, whole genome shotgun sequence. Encoded proteins:
- the rhag gene encoding ammonium transporter Rh type A isoform X1; the encoded protein is MPGYVTNMRIVFPTLALTLEIIIISLYAVFVVYDDGKPSHHDGNVTEPHGNVTEPHGNVTEPHDLNPLSLYPMFQDVHVMIFIGFGFLMTFLKRYGFSSVGINLLLAAFGLQWGLLLQNFWHMEDGKIKVGIVNMINADFSTATVLISFGAVLGKTSPVQLLIMTLLEITTFAINEHIVVEILKASDIGASMTIHAFGAYFGLAAARMLYRPALRNGHENDGSVYHSDMFAMIGTVYLWMFWPSFNSAIAEPGFPQLVAITNTYFSLAACALSAYATSSLVEHNGKLDMVHIQNATLAGGVAVGTCANMTIGPFGAMVIGLLAGIISTLGFKFLTPILASSLGIQDTCGVHNLHGMPGILGGLAGIVATALGKLQGGDPTKQAAGLASSLGFALVGGAITGLIMKLPFWSQPPDQNCFDDSIYWEVPEEEDDNEESLAHGDHSKNKTEP
- the rhag gene encoding ammonium transporter Rh type A isoform X2; translation: MPAYATNMRFKFPILALILEFITIILYAVFVVYDDGKSSHHDDHSNKTEHDSNPLSLYPMFQDVHVMIFIGFGFLMTFLKRYGFSSVGINLLLAAFGLQWGLLLQNFWHMEDGKIKVGIVNMINADFSTATVLISFGAVLGKTSPVQLLIMTLLEITTFAINEHIVVEILKASDIGASMTIHAFGAYFGLAAARMLYRPALRNGHENDGSVYHSDMFAMIGTVYLWMFWPSFNSAIAEPGFPQLVAITNTYFSLAACALSAYATSSLVEHNGKLDMVHIQNATLAGGVAVGTCANMTIGPFGAMVIGLLAGIISTLGFKFLTPILASSLGIQDTCGVHNLHGMPGILGGLAGIVATALGKLQGGDPTKQAAGLASSLGFALVGGAITGLIMKLPFWSQPPDQNCFDDSIYWEVPEEEDDNEESLAHGDHSKNKTEP